The following coding sequences are from one Microcoleus sp. FACHB-831 window:
- a CDS encoding pentapeptide repeat-containing protein translates to MQVQNFLDRYRQGERDFAHIDLSGASLSGVNLQNIDLTGANLTGANLSWATLNNSRLTGACLSQADLHSSTLHNVDLKQASLSRAQMHKVDLRLANLQDAELNWALLQDADLSGANLAGAKLDQVDLERAKLNGTSLIEAELMEVNLCNASLINANLTRANLRESRLAAANLREAILVGANLTEADLSSAYLRSANLSEADLHRAVLVGADLTEANLNGADLSRANLTGAYLLKASLRKTYFLRSLLQDVYLLRADLTEANLRGADLRRADLSGAYLSEATLSEANLSQAFLLETHLIRTNLDRAQMTGCCINNWHLEDVDLSKVECSYVFTQFNYANKTPTARYPENRDFEPGELGKQQQDGDKQNAEGATTIEVLFQEAPNWEALVFTVIQVEQSSPDLYLTIKTYEPSDDRYLLRLTASHVVNRESLAKRILQMYPSMLHRLQSKREAVLELLQIPLRIDPPPTPLDARLRQTPMPAPPPPPPPQDHRLRNYQEVINQMQWIIKSQAPDQIIESVQRLIDFLKSQGISTEEIQKTLIGQAIIKRAKEDQTFHKQLRRWEEAADEGARFSVVGEAVRMAIALLWSQA, encoded by the coding sequence GTGCAAGTACAGAATTTTCTCGACCGCTATCGACAAGGAGAGCGCGATTTTGCCCATATTGACCTCAGCGGAGCCAGTCTCAGCGGGGTCAATCTGCAAAATATTGACTTAACCGGAGCCAACCTGACTGGCGCTAACTTAAGCTGGGCAACTCTGAACAACAGCAGGCTGACTGGCGCTTGCCTGAGCCAAGCTGATTTGCACAGCTCCACGCTTCACAATGTCGATCTCAAGCAGGCAAGTTTGAGCCGCGCTCAAATGCACAAAGTAGACTTGCGTTTGGCTAATCTCCAAGACGCCGAACTCAACTGGGCACTTCTCCAAGATGCCGATCTCAGTGGCGCGAACCTTGCAGGAGCAAAGTTGGATCAAGTCGATCTCGAACGCGCCAAACTAAACGGTACCTCGTTAATCGAGGCGGAATTGATGGAGGTTAATCTCTGTAACGCCAGCTTGATTAACGCTAATCTTACTAGGGCAAATCTCCGCGAGAGCCGCTTAGCAGCAGCGAATTTGCGAGAAGCAATTTTAGTGGGTGCTAACTTGACAGAAGCCGACTTGTCCTCCGCTTATCTGCGGTCGGCGAATTTGAGCGAGGCAGATTTGCACCGAGCAGTTCTGGTAGGCGCTGATTTGACTGAAGCAAATCTCAACGGTGCAGATTTGAGCCGAGCGAATCTGACTGGTGCGTATTTGCTTAAGGCAAGTTTGCGAAAAACCTACTTTTTGCGATCGCTGCTCCAAGATGTATATCTGTTACGCGCTGATTTAACTGAGGCCAATTTACGCGGAGCAGACTTGCGACGTGCCGATCTCAGCGGCGCGTACCTAAGCGAAGCCACTTTGAGCGAAGCTAATTTGAGCCAAGCTTTTCTCTTAGAGACTCATTTAATTCGCACAAATCTCGACCGCGCACAAATGACTGGCTGTTGTATCAACAACTGGCATCTTGAGGATGTAGATCTGTCTAAGGTTGAGTGTAGTTATGTTTTTACGCAGTTTAATTACGCTAACAAGACGCCGACAGCTCGCTATCCTGAAAATCGCGATTTTGAGCCGGGTGAACTGGGGAAACAGCAGCAAGATGGCGACAAACAGAATGCAGAGGGCGCTACCACAATTGAGGTGCTATTTCAGGAGGCTCCTAACTGGGAAGCTTTAGTTTTTACTGTGATTCAAGTGGAACAGTCTTCACCAGACTTATACCTGACTATTAAAACTTATGAACCCAGTGACGATCGTTATCTGCTGAGACTGACAGCCAGCCATGTGGTGAATAGAGAAAGTTTGGCTAAACGCATTTTGCAAATGTACCCGTCGATGTTGCACAGGCTGCAATCTAAACGGGAAGCTGTTTTGGAATTGCTGCAAATTCCCTTGCGTATTGATCCGCCTCCAACACCACTAGATGCACGACTCAGGCAGACTCCAATGCCTGCGCCACCACCACCACCGCCGCCTCAAGATCACCGTTTGCGGAACTATCAAGAGGTGATCAATCAGATGCAATGGATTATTAAATCGCAAGCTCCCGATCAGATTATAGAGAGCGTGCAGCGGCTCATAGACTTTTTGAAGAGTCAAGGGATTTCAACTGAAGAAATTCAGAAGACACTTATTGGTCAGGCAATTATAAAGCGAGCCAAAGAGGATCAAACTTTCCACAAGCAGTTGCGACGTTGGGAGGAAGCGGCGGATGAGGGGGCAAGATTTTCGGTCGTGGGGGAGGCAGTGAGGATGGCGATCGCTCTTTTATGGTCTCAAGCCTAG